Proteins from a single region of Gasterosteus aculeatus chromosome Y, fGasAcu3.hap1.1, whole genome shotgun sequence:
- the LOC120812493 gene encoding G2/M phase-specific E3 ubiquitin-protein ligase has product MEVPFSEMKLHRLSCNGTPMEEREQEGGQREENDSETALVSDSVPVRSETSAESAVVPAVIVNEELDRKETDSEWKIIEEPTQAAKVFKENLLREHATGKPLRMKMDVRESEEDRERELLLFYKQQQEWACPLHCTLVGDLAIGEGVMRYFMTTIISKLQFGFSLDLGGMGRTLLFEGEPDHLVPAASEALIESNLFRVAGRMLAHTFLHDGPHVTGLSPAVIHVLFNGDPEMATVVIEDCPDLHIRSIIELLEHEELTPEQKATVSDLSMSWDLPAVTKTNRRWLHNKLLLHAVVGRTMRQIKQLRKGLKDVMVWPLLTSRPDVVPLLFPKMAEMQFTPQMLLEKITWPVEDSDDEDFDLDTTCRITGFLRMFIETASSGTLAQLLTFWVGWEMLPPELTVVISEGTLPTSSTCFETLKLPAHFKIYMDFEKALVAAIKSTGFGLV; this is encoded by the exons ATGGaagttcccttttcagagaTGAAGCTGCACAGATTGAGCTGCAATGG GACACCCAtggaggaaagagaacaagagggaggccaaagggaagaaaatgatagtGAGACAGCCCTAGTCAGTGACAGTGTTCCAGTGAGGTCTGAAACATCAGCTGAGAGTGCAGTAGTTCCAGCAGTGATTGTCAACGAGGAGTTGGATCgcaaagaaacagacagtg aatGGAAGATTATTGAGGAACCCACTCAAGCTGCCaaagttttcaaagaaaatctgCTAAGGGAACATGCAACTGGGAAACCGCTTAGAATGAAGATGGATGTAagggagtctgaagaggaccgggaacgggagcttctcttattctataaacagcagcaagaatGGGCATGTCCACTTCATTGTACTCTGGTTG gtgatCTTGCTATCGGAGAGGGAGTGATGCGGTACTTTATGACAACAATCATATCCAAACTCCAGTTTGGATTCAGTCTAGATCTTG GAGGAATGGGCCGAACACTGCTATTTGAGGGTGAACCTGACCATCTTGttccagcagcatcagaggcacTTATTGAAAGCAACCTCTTCCGGGTTGCAGGAAGGATGTTGGCCCACACTTTTCTGCATGACGGTCCCCATGTCACAGGATTAAGTCCTGCTGTAATTCATGTACTGTTCAATGGGGACCCTGAAATGGCTACTGTTGTTATTGAAGACTGTCCTGATCTGCACATCAGGAGCATCATAGAACTG CTTGAACATGAAGAACTTACACCGGAACAGAAAGCCACAGTTTCAGATCTTTCCATGTCTTGGGATCTTCCGGCagtcaccaaaacaaatcggaGATGGCTACATAATAAACTTCTACTCCATGCA gtCGTTGGGAGGACCATGCGCCAAATTAAACAGTTGAGAAAGGGACTGAAAGATGTGATGGTATGGCCCCTGCTGACATCTAGGCCAGATGTTGTCCCacttcttttccccaaaatggcTGAAATGCAGTTCACACCCCAG atgCTCCTAGAAAAAATCACATGGCCAGTtgaggacagtgatgatgaagactTTGACTTGGACACCACCTGCCGCATCACTGGCTTTCTAAGGATGTTCATTGAAACGG CTTCATCAGGTACCCTGGCCCAGCTGCTGACATTCTGGGTTGGCTGGGAGATGCTTCCTCCTGAACTGACAGTGGTGATTTCTGAGGGAACCCTTCCTACGTCCTCCACATGCTTTGAAACACTAAAGCTGCCAGCTCATTTCAAGATCTACATGGACTTTGAGAAAGCACTTGTCGCTGCTATAAAAAGTACTGGATTTGGGCTTGTTTAA
- the LOC144391043 gene encoding uncharacterized protein LOC144391043 isoform X2 gives MEDLRELSRELVRDILNLAGDVEAGPAESEHVASKAEELIEVVGVISALSDEDIDHRVITNLEEVVHRFSGTRAHQAQHTQGPGRLPFDIPIAVLEHQVLCGVPAVQIAAMFGVSKRTIRRRMQQHSLRKTDLYSAVNDEELDHIVSEIHRSHPNTGYKLMRGHLNARGVRVPISRLQESLRRVDAEGVYMRRLRLRVLRRRQYFVPGPNSLWHIDGHHKLIRWRFVVHGGVDGFSRLVVYLTVAGNNRAHTVLQSFIAAVEHYGLPSRVRSDKGGENADVAEFMIRSRGTDRNSHITGRSVHNQRIERMWRDVYEHALDLFYQIFTSLEDQGKLNPDNEVHLFALHRIFLPLVQQSLDSFRDAWNFHGLRTERNQSPQQLRRRYREQGPEEDPTEIPEEYGIDWNGPHSLHGGTVSVPEVQLARELSDEEVAILPAPGVSVTDALRLYVETVEVLSRILD, from the exons ATGGAGGATCTCCGTGAACTTTCCAGGGAGTTGgtgagagacattttaaacttaGCAGGGGATGTAGAAGCAGGACCTGCTGAGTCCGAGCATGTAGCTAGTAAAGCAGAGGAACTTATTGAAGTTGTTggagtcatttccgcactttctGACGAAGATATCGACCACAGAGTAATTACAAATCTAGAAGAAGTTGTCCACCGCTTCTCTGGTACCAGGGCGCATcaggcccaacacacacagggaccgggGCGTTTGCCGTTTGACATACCGATTGCAGTTCTGGAGCATCAAGTTCTTTGTGGAGTTCCCGCAGTTCAAATCGCAGCGATGTTCGGAGTGTCAAAGAGGACCATCAGGAGGCGCATGCAACAACACAGTTTAAG aaaaacagatctctATTCAGCTGTGAATGATGAGGAGTTGGACCATATTGTAAGTGAAATTCACAGaagtcatccaaacaccggctacAAGCTAATGCGTGGTCACCTGAATGCAAGAGGTGTGCGTGTTCCAA TCTCAAGACTGCAAGAGTCTTTACGCAGAGTAGATGCAGAGGGAGTCtacatgagacgtctgaggctgCGTGTATTAAGGCGACGGCAGTATTTTGTGCCTGGCCCAAACTCTTTGTGGCATATAGATGGCCACCATAAGCTCATCAG GTGGAGATTTGTTGTCCACGGTGGGGTGGATGGATTCAGTCGTTTAGTGGTCTACCTGACTGTGGCTGGCAATAACAGAGCTCATACGGTCTTACAGAGCTTTATCGCCGCTGTTGAGCACTATGGGCTGCCATCAAGGGTACGGTCTGATAAAGGGGGGGAGAATGCAGATGTAGCAGAATTCATGATCAGAAGCAGAGGTACCGACAGGAATTCACACATCACAGGCAGAAGTGTCCACAATCAGCG aaTAGAGAGGATGTGGCGAGATGTTTATGAACATGCCCTGGACCTCTTCTATCAGATCTTTACTTCATTGGAAGATCAGGGAAAACTGAATCCAGACAATGAAGTCCATCTTTTCGCTCTGCACCGGATTTTCCTTCCACTGGTTCAGCAAAGCCTAGACTCTTTTCGAGATGCTTGGAACTTTCACGGTCTGAGAACTGAAAGGAATCAGTCACCACAGCAACTCAGGAGACGTTACAGAGAGCAAGGCCCTGAGGAGGATCCTACTGAG ATTCCTGAAGAGTATGGGATCGACTGGAACGGACCTCACAGCCTTCATGGAGGCACTGTGTCAGTCCCCGAGGTTCAGCTGGCCCGTGAGCTCTCAGATGAAGAGGTTGCAATTTTGCCAGCTCCAGGAGTTTCTGTTACTGATGCGCTTAGACTATATGTAGAGACTGTGGAAGTGTTATCAAGAATCTTAGACTGA
- the LOC144391043 gene encoding uncharacterized protein LOC144391043 isoform X1 has translation MEDLRELSRELVRDILNLAGDVEAGPAESEHVASKAEELIEVVGVISALSDEDIDHRVITNLEEVVHRFSGTRAHQAQHTQGPGRLPFDIPIAVLEHQVLCGVPAVQIAAMFGVSKRTIRRRMQQHSLRKTDLYSAVNDEELDHIVSEIHRSHPNTGYKLMRGHLNARGVRVPTVRMFLPSVSRLQESLRRVDAEGVYMRRLRLRVLRRRQYFVPGPNSLWHIDGHHKLIRWRFVVHGGVDGFSRLVVYLTVAGNNRAHTVLQSFIAAVEHYGLPSRVRSDKGGENADVAEFMIRSRGTDRNSHITGRSVHNQRIERMWRDVYEHALDLFYQIFTSLEDQGKLNPDNEVHLFALHRIFLPLVQQSLDSFRDAWNFHGLRTERNQSPQQLRRRYREQGPEEDPTEIPEEYGIDWNGPHSLHGGTVSVPEVQLARELSDEEVAILPAPGVSVTDALRLYVETVEVLSRILD, from the exons ATGGAGGATCTCCGTGAACTTTCCAGGGAGTTGgtgagagacattttaaacttaGCAGGGGATGTAGAAGCAGGACCTGCTGAGTCCGAGCATGTAGCTAGTAAAGCAGAGGAACTTATTGAAGTTGTTggagtcatttccgcactttctGACGAAGATATCGACCACAGAGTAATTACAAATCTAGAAGAAGTTGTCCACCGCTTCTCTGGTACCAGGGCGCATcaggcccaacacacacagggaccgggGCGTTTGCCGTTTGACATACCGATTGCAGTTCTGGAGCATCAAGTTCTTTGTGGAGTTCCCGCAGTTCAAATCGCAGCGATGTTCGGAGTGTCAAAGAGGACCATCAGGAGGCGCATGCAACAACACAGTTTAAG aaaaacagatctctATTCAGCTGTGAATGATGAGGAGTTGGACCATATTGTAAGTGAAATTCACAGaagtcatccaaacaccggctacAAGCTAATGCGTGGTCACCTGAATGCAAGAGGTGTGCGTGTTCCAA CTGTCCGGATGTTCCTCCCCTCAGTCTCAAGACTGCAAGAGTCTTTACGCAGAGTAGATGCAGAGGGAGTCtacatgagacgtctgaggctgCGTGTATTAAGGCGACGGCAGTATTTTGTGCCTGGCCCAAACTCTTTGTGGCATATAGATGGCCACCATAAGCTCATCAG GTGGAGATTTGTTGTCCACGGTGGGGTGGATGGATTCAGTCGTTTAGTGGTCTACCTGACTGTGGCTGGCAATAACAGAGCTCATACGGTCTTACAGAGCTTTATCGCCGCTGTTGAGCACTATGGGCTGCCATCAAGGGTACGGTCTGATAAAGGGGGGGAGAATGCAGATGTAGCAGAATTCATGATCAGAAGCAGAGGTACCGACAGGAATTCACACATCACAGGCAGAAGTGTCCACAATCAGCG aaTAGAGAGGATGTGGCGAGATGTTTATGAACATGCCCTGGACCTCTTCTATCAGATCTTTACTTCATTGGAAGATCAGGGAAAACTGAATCCAGACAATGAAGTCCATCTTTTCGCTCTGCACCGGATTTTCCTTCCACTGGTTCAGCAAAGCCTAGACTCTTTTCGAGATGCTTGGAACTTTCACGGTCTGAGAACTGAAAGGAATCAGTCACCACAGCAACTCAGGAGACGTTACAGAGAGCAAGGCCCTGAGGAGGATCCTACTGAG ATTCCTGAAGAGTATGGGATCGACTGGAACGGACCTCACAGCCTTCATGGAGGCACTGTGTCAGTCCCCGAGGTTCAGCTGGCCCGTGAGCTCTCAGATGAAGAGGTTGCAATTTTGCCAGCTCCAGGAGTTTCTGTTACTGATGCGCTTAGACTATATGTAGAGACTGTGGAAGTGTTATCAAGAATCTTAGACTGA